A region from the Dendropsophus ebraccatus isolate aDenEbr1 chromosome 1, aDenEbr1.pat, whole genome shotgun sequence genome encodes:
- the SLC38A1 gene encoding sodium-coupled neutral amino acid symporter 1, whose translation MPFKNGLELTELQNMNTPEDDNISNDSNELIEADGNRISSKFIADRESRRSLTNSHLEKKKSCDDYSPGTTSIGMSVFNLSNAIMGSGILGLAFALANTGIVLFVSLLISVTLLSIYSINLLLKCSQETGCMVYEKLGEQVFGTPGRLLVFGSTTLQNTGAMLSYLFIVKNELPNVIKFLTGMEDTSPWYLDGRFLLGVVTIGIILPLCLLKNLGYLGYTSGFSLTCMFFFLVVVIYNKFKIPCPYLSVNETLNNLHNATLEEQCTPKYFTFNSKTAYALPTLAFAFVCHPSVLPIYSELRDRTQKKMQLVSHISFFSMFLMYFLTAIFGYLTFYDKVESELLGTYSNEKDVLILTVRLAVIIAVILTVPVLFFTVRSSLFELARKTKYKFWQHLLVTVILLVAIDLLVIFIPAMKDIFGAIGATSANMLIFILPSILYLKITNGNDALIKERFWAFAFFVLGLLFSMVSIPLVIYDWVHSGNP comes from the exons atgccgtTCAAAAATGGCTTGGAATTAACTGAATTGCAGAATATGAACACACCTGAAGATGACAACATTAGCAATGATTCCAATGAACTTATTGAAGCAGACGGCAACCGTATCAGCAG TAAATTTATTGCGGACCGTGAAAGCAGAAGAAGTCTTACTAACAGTCACCTGGAAAAGAAGAAATCCTGTGATGATTAC AGTCCGGGAACAACATCTATTGGAATGTCTGTCTTTAACTTAAGTAATGCTATTATGGGGAGCGGGATTCTTGGCTTGGCTTTTGCTTTGGCTAACACAGGAATAGTCCTGTTCGT GTCGCTCTTAATTTCAGTGACTTTGTTGTCTATCTACTCTATTAACCTTCTACTGAAATGCTCCCAAGAAACAG GTTGTATGGTATATGAAAAGCTGGGGGAGCAAGTATTTGGTACACCAGGAAGGTTGTTGGTCTTCGGATCAACAACGCTTCAGAATACAGGAG CAATGCTGAGTTATCTGTTCATAGTAAAAAATGAATTACCAAATGTAATTAAATTTCTAACTGGAATGGAAGATACATC GCCATGGTATTTAGATGGACGATTTCTTCTAGGTGTTGTAACTATAGGAATTATTCTTCCATTGTGTCTTCTCAAAAATTTAG GTTACCTTGGCTACACAAGTGGGTTCTCATTGacgtgtatgttttttttccttgtggTG GTCATCTACAATAAATTTAAAATTCCATGCCCATATTTAAGTGTTAATGAAACCTTAAACAATCTTCATAATGCAACATTAGAAGAACAGTGTACACCAAAGTATTTCACATTTAATTCTAAG ACTGCTTATGCACTGCCAACACTTGCATTTGCATTCGTGTGTCATCCGTCAGTCCTTCCCATATACAGCGAGCTCAGAGA tcgCACACAGAAGAAAATGCAGCTGGTATCACATATTTCATTCTTTTCTATGTTTCTTATGTACTTTCTTACTGCCATATTTGGATATCTGACTTTTTATG ATAAAGTGGAATCTGAACTTCTTGGGACATACAGTAATGAAAAGGACGTTCTTATATTGACTGTACGCCTGGCTGTTATAATtgcagttatacttactgtaccaGTGTTATTTTTTACC GTTCGATCCTCATTGTTTGAACTGGCTCGGAAGACAAAATATAAATTCTGGCAGCATTTACTAGTGACAGTAATCCTTCTAGTTGCAATTGACCTGCTTGTTATTTTCATACCAGCTATGAAAGACATTTTTGGAGCCATAG GCGCAACATCGGCTAATATGCTAATATTCATTCTTCCCTCAATATTATACCTGAAAATTACTAATGGTAATGATGCTTTGATTAAGGAGAGATTTTGG GCATTTGCTTTCTTTGTACTCGGGTTGTTATTCTCCATGGTGAGCATTCCTCTTGTTATATACGACTGGGTGCATTCAGGAAATCCataa